A single region of the Salvia miltiorrhiza cultivar Shanhuang (shh) chromosome 8, IMPLAD_Smil_shh, whole genome shotgun sequence genome encodes:
- the LOC130997885 gene encoding peptidyl-prolyl cis-trans isomerase FKBP16-4, chloroplastic-like has protein sequence MEVSLLQHPLKPIFFHHSLPAAGKRCSYRNTTLLGCRCSSSSLELHFQNEGRRALLSCLLAATAGISLCDAAGAVSTSKRALRGAKIPESEFKTLPNGLKYYDLKVGDGVEAVKGSRVAVHYVAKWRGITFMTSRQGLGVGGGTPYGFDVGQSERGTVLKGLDLGVQGMRVGGQRLLIVPPQLAYGDKGVQEIPPNATIELDVELLAIKQNPFGSAVKIVEG, from the exons ATGGAAGTCTCTCTCCTTCAGCATCCACTCAAGCCCATCTTCTTCCACCACTCTCTTCCCGCCGCAGGAAAGAGATGCTCTTACAGGAATACGACGTTGTTGGGGTGCCGCTGTTCGTCGTCATCTTTGGAATTGCACTTCCAGAATGAGGGGCGGAGGGCGCTGCTGAGCTGTCTCCTTGCTGCAA CTGCTGGGATTTCGTTATGTGATGCAGCTGGTGCAGTGAGCACAAGTAAAAGAGCT CTGAGAGGAGCAAAAATTCCTGAAAGTGAATTCAAAACCCTCCCAAATGGTCTCAA GTACTATGATTTGAAGGTTGGAGACGGAGTTGAAGCTGTGAAGGGATCTCGGGTTGCA GTGCATTATGTAGCCAAGTGGAGAGGCATCACTTTTATGACGAGCAGACAAGGGCTGGGAGTTGGCGGTGGAACG CCGTATGGATTTGATGTTGGTCAATCTGAGAGAGGAACAGTGCTTAAGGGGTTAGACTTGGGAGTACAAGGCATGCGTGTTGGAGGCCAG CGATTGCTCATTGTACCTCCTCAGCTAGCATATGGAGATAAAGGTGTGCAGGAAATTCCTCCTAATGCAACTATTGAG CTTGACGTTGAATTGCTGGCTATCAAGCAGAACCCATTCGG GTCGGCTGTTAAAATTGTTGAAGGATGA
- the LOC130998382 gene encoding uncharacterized protein LOC130998382, with product MAARTAASYISSQAEDNIKSRLRKSGETGHNPREYVIDTSSKGSIQAMDNVSKESWADEVIIVECSWQSLDFCVVVVHGSNDHIERRVLWCDLLRYASGCTVFIGDFNAVKGAHERRSSIFPLRASCLEFGSFIDDTHFIESPTEGLRFTCFSSSHFGSLTVGFTVSSSYPYVASSLQIFKHVGAPSHFMDMVSGSWSTPVNTLCPILSVMLKLKNLRACIRVWNKEVFGNVDSSIARLHNQLMDIQKIISETGYTDDLFDVEISIQAELNVTLTRKNSLLQQKSRVTWLQDGDRNTTFFHRIAKFKKRNAPITRLSIDGVDEYDPGIIEQHIVDHFVTLFTDDGNPLADSLEIEAYLKHAVTEEQNRLLVRIPDESEIVAAVFGMDVNSAPGPDGFSGMFFQKCWSIIKNDVILVVHAFFHHSYLPNGCNSNTMILIPNKDTVDTVSDLLPIVLSNFFFNIISKIMASRLNVVAASHVSPNQFGFISGRNIHDCIMLSSEGFNCMHRTNRGLNMACKIDIRKAFDTIRWGFIMQVLRATGYHESFIQWVQIIFASARLSILYNGNLSGYFACSRGVRQGDPLSPILFGIAEDVLSSIFQSCVESCHLAPMGFSRTRNFPTHLFYADDIILFCKATVRNACKIQEILNYYGSISGQHCSTEKSNIFFARRVPTDRRRAIHRVLPFSIGSRPTTYLGVPISVGRTHASFFMPIYDRIVQKFARWKGIQLSIAGRLCLVKSIIQSSMVHSIMVYKWPKSLLHALDRKCRNFVWSGNVDKKPTCVVSWGRACSPKEEGGLGIRSFTLMNQSYLMKLAWKMIKGADWAHQLIRSRYLTKFGYAKPSIANFPVWVGVKHEIDQLMENTYSCISRGDNTYFWRDNWLGYTLVDKLKIPHYMHDYLNFSVQDYFYDGVWHFSASFVNRFPEVVADILLVLMSGEADSLYWKHSVRGDILTALAFSNKCHCFPKVKWGTWIWEPFIPVRRSILCWRVIHGRLPTLDILIRQGFSAPNGCLLCFMGAESISHLMWECTKIRLLWKELLLWFEMDHLWECIDIHAFLVAAWNAPFSSRIRAFWKAGIISLMWKIWDCRNLIIFENASFDGRSVLAFVKGFFKEIDNISLNMGNSNSSWNDYIVSRNLGVNNKVAPPPRMIEVHWWPPVLHWIKVNTDGSALGTPGLIAAGGVFRDNWAVVRGCFHIKGGVGEGNQPADIMANNDRREGWWPFAIEEIRLAVSRDMSTHSHFGFAGLGVWPTGRLFGWLFSSSNCSPQILNSWIVLSCVGLKMGQSRWCGGLMDPVSSSSWWSRLFRSWFGLFVEHSLVVGLRILLAVAVSVAASSGGPDTLLFLIWRILSPLLLVSVMVFKVVLFLATKSHRLKSSVSRVILLDTIGGSIQPVV from the exons ATGGCAGCTAGGACAGCAGCGAGTTATATCTCTTCACAAGCCGAAGATAATATTAAAAGCCGCTTGAGAAAATCTGGAGAAACAGGGCATAACCCACGTGAATATGTGATTGATACCAGCAGCAAGGGGAGTATTCAAGCCATGGATAATGTCTCGAAAGAAAGTTGGGCTGATGAG GTGATTATTGTGGAATGCTCCTGGCAGTCTCTTGATTTTTGTGTGGTTGTGGTTCACGGTTCTAATGATCATATTGAACGACGGGTTCTCTGGTGTGATCTTCTTCGTTATGCTTCTGGCTGCACCGTGTTTATTGGGGATTTTAATGCTGTTAAAGGAGCTCATGAGAGACGTAGTAGCATCTTTCCGCTAAGAGCTTCTTGTTTGGAGTTTGGTTCGTTTATTGATGATACTCACTTTATTGAATCCCCTACTGAGGGTTTGCGTTTCACTTG CTTTTCCTCGTCTCACTTCGGATCACTCACCGTTGGTTTTACAGTGTCGTCGAGCTATCCCTACGTGGCGTCGTCACTTCAGATTTTTAAACATGTGGGTGCTCCATCCCACTTTATGGATATGGTTTCGGGTTCTTGGTCTACCCCGGTTAACACTTTATGCCCGATCTTGAGTGTCATGTTAAAGTTGAAGAATCTCCGTGCTTGCATTCGTGTTTGGAATAAGGAGGTTTTTGGTAATGTGGATTCTTCGATCGCCAGGTTGCATAACCAACTTATGGATATTCAGAAGATAATTTCTGAGACTGGATACACTGATGACTTATTTGACGTCGAGATAAGTATTCAAGCCGAGCTGAATGTTACTCTTACCCGGAAGAATAGCTTGCTTCAACAAAAGAGTCGGGTTACCTGGCTACAGGATGGAGACAGGAATACTACATTCTTCCATAGAATTGCTAAATTTAAGAAGCGAAATGCCCCTATCACGAGACTGTCCATTGATGGTGTTGATGAGTATGACCCCGGGATTATTGAACAACATATTGTTGATCACTTTGTTACGCTCTTCACGGATGATGGCAACCCTTTGGCGGATTCTCTGGAAATCGAAGCATACTTGAAACATGCTGTCACGGAGGAGCAGAACCGTCTTTTAGTTCGTATCCCTGATGAGAGCGAGATTGTTGCTGCTGTTTTTGGCATGGATGTGAACAGTGCTCCAGGTCCTGATGGGTTTTCTGGAATGTTTTTCCAAAAATGTTGGAGTATTATTAAAAATGATGTGATTCTTGTTGTCCATGCGTTTTTTCACCATTCTTATCTGCCAAATGGGTGCAACTCTAACACCATGATTCTCATTCCCAATAAAGACACTGTTGACACGGTGTCGGATCTTCTTCCCATTGTGCTTtccaatttctttttcaatatcATTTCTAAGATTATGGCTTCTAGACTAAATGTGGTGGCTGCCTCTCACGTCTCGCCTAACCAATTCGGGTTTATTAGTGGCAGGAACATCCATGACTGCATTATGCTCAGTTCGGAGGGTTTCAATTGCATGCATCGTACTAACCGGGGTTTGAATATGGCATGTAAAATTGATATCAGAAAAGCTTTTGATACGATTCGATGGGGTTTCATCATGCAGGTGCTTAGGGCGACTGGTTATCATGAGTCTTTTATACAGTGGGTTCAGATCATCTTTGCTTCTGCCAGGCTCTCTATCCTTTATAATGGGAATCTTAGCGGTTATTTTGCTTGCTCGCGAGGTGTTCGGCAAGGGGATCCTTTGTCTCCAATTTTATTTGGAATTGCCGAGGATGTTTTGAGTAGCATATTTCAGAGTTGTGTGGAGTCTTGTCATTTGGCTCCAATGGGGTTCAGTAGGACCAGGAATTTTCCAACTCACTTGTTTTATGCTGATgatatcattttattttgcaaGGCTACGGTTCGTAATGCCTGCAAGATTCAAGAGATTCTCAACTATTATGGGTCGATTTCTGGGCAGCACTGTAGCACTGagaaatcaaatattttctttGCCAGAAGAGTTCCCACTGATAGACGGCGTGCGATTCATCGGGTTTTGCCTTTCTCGATAGGAAGTCGGCCCACGACTTACCTTGGAGTGCCGATCTCTGTTGGACGGACACATGCTTCTTTCTTTATGCCGATTTATGATCGGATAGTGCAAAAATTTGCTCGTTGGAAAGGAATCCAGCTTTCTATAGCTGGCAGATTATGTCTTGTTAAATCTATCATCCAAAGTTCGATGGTGCATTCGATAATGGTGTACAAGTGGCCGAAATCTCTTCTTCACGCTCTGGATAGAAAGTGCAGGAATTTTGTGTGGTCAGGAAATGTGGATAAGAAACCTACTTGTGTGGTAAGTTGGGGGCGTGCTTGCTCGCCTAAGGAAGAAGGGGGTTTGGGAATTCGTTCTTTCACCCTTATGAATCAGTCTTATCTGATGAAGCTGGCTTGGAAGATGATCAAAGGAGCGGATTGGGCACATCAACTTATTAGATCTCGATATCTCACTAAATTCGGTTATGCTAAACCCTCGATTGCTAACTTTCCGGTTTGGGTTGGGGTTAAACATGAGATTGATCAACTTATGGAGAATACGTATTCTTGTATTAGTCGCGGCGACAATACGTATTTCTGGAGAGATAATTGGCTTGGGTATACGCTGGTTGACAAGCTCAAAATCCCTCATTATATGCATGATTACCTTAATTTCTCTGTACAGGATTATTTCTATGATGGGGTGTGGCATTTCTCGGCATCTTTTGTTAACCGCTTCCCTGAAGTGGTTGCTGACATTTTGCTTGTTCTGATGAGTGGCGAAGCTGATTCCCTATACTGGAAGCACTCGGTCAGAGGGGATATCTTAACTGCTTTAGCTTTCTCGAATAAATGTCACTGCTTCCCCAAAGTGAAGTGGGGAACGTGGATTTGGGAGCCATTTATTCCTGTTCGTCGCTCCATTCTTTGTTGGAGGGTCATCCACGGTCGACTCCCAACGTTAGATATTTTAATCCGCCAAGGTTTTTCGGCTCCTAATGGTTGCTTGCTTTGTTTCATGGGGGCTGAGTCCATTTCTCATTTAATGTGGGAATGTACTAAGATTAGATTGCTTTGGAAGGAGCTCCTTTTGTGGTTTGAGATGGATCATCTTTGGGAATGCATTGATATTCATGCTTTCCTCGTTGCGGCGTGGAATGCTCCCTTTAGCTCTCGGATTAGGGCTTTCTGGAAAGCTGGAATTATCTCCCTCATGTGGAAGATTTGGGACTGTAGGAATTTGATTATCTTTGAAAATGCTAGTTTTGATGGTCGCTCTGTTTTGGCTTTTGTGAAAGGCTTTTTCAAGGAGATTGATAACATTTCTTTGAATATGGGCAATTCTAATAGTTCTTGGAACGATTATATTGTCTCAAGAAACCTTGGAGTGAACAACAAGGTTGCGCCTCCTCCACGTATGATTGAAgtgcattggtggcctccggtaCTTCACTGGATTAAAGTCAATACTGATGGCTCTGCGCTGGGCACGCCGGGCCTCATTGCTGCTGGAGGAGTTTTCAGGGATAATTGGGCTGTAGTCCGTGGCTGTTTTCATATAAAGGGAGGTGTTGG GGAAGGCAATCAGCCGGCTGATATTATGGCAAACAATGACCGTCGGGAGGGATGGTGGCCTTTTGCTATCGAGGAAATCAGGCTTGCGGTGTCTCGCGACATGTCCACCCATAGTCAT TTTGGTTTTGCTGGTTTGGGAGTTTGGCCAACAGGAAGGTTGTTCGGATGGCTGTTCAGTTCGTCTAATTGTAGTCCCCAAATTTTGAATAGTTGGATTGTTCTTTCCTGTGTGGGGCTGAAGATGGGTCAGAGCAGATGGTGTGGTGGCTTGATGGACCCTGTTTCGTCGAGCAGTTGGTGGTCAAGGTTGTTTCGAAGTTGGTTCGGGCTTTTCGTCGAACACTCG CTCGTCGTCGGACTGAGAATTTTGCTTGCGGTGGCTGTCTCTGTCGCTGCTTCTTCTGGCGGCCCCGACACGCTGCTCTTCTTGATATGGAGAATTCTCTCACCTTTGCTTCTCGTTTCTGTGATGGTTTTCAAGGTTGTGTTGTTTTTGGCGACGAAGTCTCACAGGCTGAAATCTTCAGTTTCTCGGGTTATTTTGTTGGATACTATCGGCGGCAGCATTCAACCGGTAGTGTAG